ATTAGGTACAAGTACTATGCAAAGTGATTTCCTTAAAttacctgtttttattttcatgagaACTGATGTTTTATTAATGTTCTGGAGAGTGAGGTCTTAGTCGGTGCAAGTGAACACATCCTTTAAACGTATGTTAGGCTGTGGCCTCCATTATCTAACTGCTTATTCTTTTCATGTGTAGGTATGTCAttgatggtgccactgctcttTGGTGTGCAGCTGGAGCAGGACATTTTGAAGTTGTTAAACTTCTAGTCAGCCATGGAGCCAACGTGAATCATACCACAGTAACTAATTCAACCCCCCTGCGGGCAGCATGCTTTGATGGCAGACTGGACATTGTGAAATACTTGGTTGAAAATAATGCCAACATCAGCATTGCCAACAAATATGACAACACCTGCCTAATGATTGCAGCATATAAGGGACACACTGATGTGGTCAGATACCTTTTAGAACAACGTGCTGATCCCAATGCTAAAGCACATTGTGGAGCCACAGCATTGCACTTTGCAGCTGAAGCTGGGCACATAGATATTGTGAAAGAGCTGATAAAATGGCGTGCTGCTATAGTAGTGAATGGCCATGGGATGACGCCGTTGAAAGTAGCTGCCGAAAGCTGTAAAGCTGATGTCGTTGAACTGTTGCTCTCTCATGCTGATTGTGACCGAAGAAGTCGGATTGAAGCTTTGGAACTCTTGGGTGCCTCCTTTGCAAATGACCGTGAGAACTATGACATCATAAAGACATACCACTATCTATATTTAGCCATGTTAGAGAGGTTTCAAGATGGTGATAACATTCTCGAAAAAGAGGTTCTTCCACCAATCCATGCTTATGGGAATAGAACTGAATGTAGAAATCCTCAGGAACTGGAGTCCATTCGGCAAGACAGAGATGCTCTTCATATGGAAGGCCTTATAGTTCGGGAACGGATTTTAGGTGCTGACAATATTGATGTTTCTCATCCCATCATTTACAGGGGAGCTGTTTATGCGGATAACATGGAATTTGAGCAGTGTATCAAGTTGTGGCTTCACGCCCTGCACCTCAGACAAAAAGGTAACAGGAACACCCACAAGGATCTTCTTCGATTTGCTCAAGTTTTCTCACAAATGATACATTTGAATGAAACTGTGAAGGCCCCAGACATAGAATGTGTTTTGAGATGCAGTGTTTTGGAAATAGAACAAAGTATGAACAGAGTGAAAAATATATCAGATGCTGATGTCCACAATGCTATGGACAATTATGAATGTAATCTCTATACCTTTCTGTATTTAGTATGCATCTCTACCAAAACGCAGTGCAGTGAAGAAGATCAGTGCAAAATTAACAAGCAGATATACAACCTGATTCACCTTGATCCCAGAACTCGTgaaggtttcaccttgttgcatCTGGCTGTCAATTCCAATACTCCGGTTGATGATTTCCACACCAATGACGTCTGCAGCTTTCCAAACGCACTTGTCACAAAGCTCCTACTGGACTGTGGTGCAGAGGTGAATGCCGTGGACAATGAGGGAAACAGTGCCCTTCATATTATCGTTCAGTACAACAGGCCCATCAGTGATTTTTTGACCTTGCACTCCATCATCATTAGCCTAGTTGAAGCTGGAGCTCACACTGACATGACGAATAAACAGAATAAGACTCCGCTAGACAAAAGTACAACTGGGGTATCTGAAATACTACTTAAAACTCAAATGAAGATGAGTCTCAAGTGCCTGGCTGCCCGAGCAGTTCGGGCTAATGACATTAACTACCAAGACCAGATCCCCAGAACTCTTGAAGAGTTTGTTGGATTTCATTAAGTGACTGGATATGTAAAGTCGTTTAATGTGGTGCTAAAAAGTAAAGGACTTTAATCACAGACAGTAGAATTATGTGTTCAtaaattctgcttttctttccacTATCCTTCCTCCCATCCCATCCTTCCTTAgttctgtatttgtttttcttgcctcATGGTAATTGATTTcagacagactttaaacaaagCCACATGGTTTTGGTGTAACGATAAGGTATTTGGATATTGGTcacctatttgtctttttttttttttttaaaggaacagaTATAAAATTGTTTATGTAACAAGGGACATTTATAATTTCAAGTTGATAATGTTTTAAACAGCTGCTTACAAAAGTATTTCTGTTAAGCCTATGTCAGCATGTTATCCATGCAGCAGTTTTGAGGattttaaaattgaagaaaaagagCTAAAAAGGAACATTAAAAGGAATGGGATATCCAGGTGTTCTGCACATGCCAAACTGCTATAGATAGTTTTCACTCTTCCATTATTTATACGGAGTGATGCAGCACATTTTAGCATTcaggaggatttttaaaaaatagctgcaGATTAATCTGGAAAATATGCTAATTTAATAGTTACAAATTTGTAAAGTTAAATCCATTTGAAATTGTTGCATTATGCTGGGTAGTATATACAAAATGGTTATCATCTTAAACCAACTTTTCAGAGAATCTTGATGGACTCTGCCTTTAGGCTTGAATTCTTCAAAgtctattttaatgaaatttatcTAAATTGCAGCAGTCTATTTGATTCAGCTCATAGACATGTAAAAATTATGAATGCTGTTTTCTTATGAAACAAATTGTCACAGTATAGCTATACATTCTATTTTTgtccccttttcccttttcctcctatatcttttaaaatttggaaactacTTTTCCAGAAGGCATTATTTGTGCCTCCCTaataaggtatttttatttatgacaGATGAAAAGGAACCaggatatttttgaattttttcactttcttagtCTGTGACAAGAAGTAGAAATATCACTAGTGTGGTATAGGAACTTACGtgttttttatgataaaaataattcttaatgcCACTTGAAAGGTAATTTTGTCTGAGCTGCAAATTTTTCAACCACAAAATGTCACTTATTCCTACAGGCTATACAGAGGTCTttatggttttttggttttgttttgttttaatggcaACATTTTAACTGTCAAACTAAAAGGGTATTCTGTGATTATCTTTTAAGCATTACAAAAATTCAAGTGAAAGTTATACGCTTATTTCTATTGATGttaaaaatgataatgaaagCAAAATTAGCTGTATCTGTAATTTTCTCTCTAGTGCCAAATGAATGCCTTAGCTACTCATAGTGCATGGTACTGTAAGTGAAGACctgcagcttctttttttttcctttaatgaaaaGCATTATAATGATGTAGCAGCATCagatataaacttaaaaaaaaataaggtttcAATTAACACTTTATGTATGGATAATGCTTTGTAAAGTATAAGAGAAAGGTTGCAGTTGGGTCAGTATAAAACAATGACCAAGCCAAAATCAGCACCTAGGgccttaaataaaatagaaataccccacaaaatgaaatattttgaaggGTGGGAGGGGACAGAAGGGGGGACTATCCCCCAAGGATGCAAGATACTTTTTACAGTTGCTATCATTATACTTTGTGTGTCTTCTTGCTTCAGTTAGGAATATTTTCATGGTAAATTCTGTCATGGTAATAGATTTCTATTTTCCTAACCTGAGATTTTACAAGGAAGGTTTTTAGGTTGGCTTAAACGGAGGTATTTGAGTGAgccctaatttaaaaattaccagacTTGATCCTCCTGGTATGAGTCAAGGAAATACTGTACCTTGCTCTTAGCAACTCTCAGTGGCCTGAAAGAGAAAATGCTCTTCTTCAAGGTGAGTGAATCATGCTTTTTCCA
The window above is part of the Macaca fascicularis isolate 582-1 chromosome 7, T2T-MFA8v1.1 genome. Proteins encoded here:
- the FEM1B gene encoding protein fem-1 homolog B isoform X2; the encoded protein is MLSLIVKSFHHLMHTICFKRYVIDGATALWCAAGAGHFEVVKLLVSHGANVNHTTVTNSTPLRAACFDGRLDIVKYLVENNANISIANKYDNTCLMIAAYKGHTDVVRYLLEQRADPNAKAHCGATALHFAAEAGHIDIVKELIKWRAAIVVNGHGMTPLKVAAESCKADVVELLLSHADCDRRSRIEALELLGASFANDRENYDIIKTYHYLYLAMLERFQDGDNILEKEVLPPIHAYGNRTECRNPQELESIRQDRDALHMEGLIVRERILGADNIDVSHPIIYRGAVYADNMEFEQCIKLWLHALHLRQKGNRNTHKDLLRFAQVFSQMIHLNETVKAPDIECVLRCSVLEIEQSMNRVKNISDADVHNAMDNYECNLYTFLYLVCISTKTQCSEEDQCKINKQIYNLIHLDPRTREGFTLLHLAVNSNTPVDDFHTNDVCSFPNALVTKLLLDCGAEVNAVDNEGNSALHIIVQYNRPISDFLTLHSIIISLVEAGAHTDMTNKQNKTPLDKSTTGVSEILLKTQMKMSLKCLAARAVRANDINYQDQIPRTLEEFVGFH
- the FEM1B gene encoding protein fem-1 homolog B isoform X1, which produces MEGLAGYVYKAASEGKVLTLAALLLNRSESDIRYLLGYVSQQGGQRSTPLIIAARNGHAKVVRLLLEHYRVQTQQTGTVRFDGYVIDGATALWCAAGAGHFEVVKLLVSHGANVNHTTVTNSTPLRAACFDGRLDIVKYLVENNANISIANKYDNTCLMIAAYKGHTDVVRYLLEQRADPNAKAHCGATALHFAAEAGHIDIVKELIKWRAAIVVNGHGMTPLKVAAESCKADVVELLLSHADCDRRSRIEALELLGASFANDRENYDIIKTYHYLYLAMLERFQDGDNILEKEVLPPIHAYGNRTECRNPQELESIRQDRDALHMEGLIVRERILGADNIDVSHPIIYRGAVYADNMEFEQCIKLWLHALHLRQKGNRNTHKDLLRFAQVFSQMIHLNETVKAPDIECVLRCSVLEIEQSMNRVKNISDADVHNAMDNYECNLYTFLYLVCISTKTQCSEEDQCKINKQIYNLIHLDPRTREGFTLLHLAVNSNTPVDDFHTNDVCSFPNALVTKLLLDCGAEVNAVDNEGNSALHIIVQYNRPISDFLTLHSIIISLVEAGAHTDMTNKQNKTPLDKSTTGVSEILLKTQMKMSLKCLAARAVRANDINYQDQIPRTLEEFVGFH